A portion of the Glandiceps talaboti chromosome 13, keGlaTala1.1, whole genome shotgun sequence genome contains these proteins:
- the LOC144444130 gene encoding protein PHTF2-like has translation MKSPWYLFESFNIEIFPLRTRSPLLLIVGSYLKTDDAFLKQSFTVFVRNIATYDKQLWENSLELQEYKGLHSFPLKTGRVKTELIDVDLVSGSTFSKAKPQYPWPALTRRGLVRVLFFPFFYRWWYHQMSSPIFIALLLLYCLQIISIVVYFTDSTMDTDLEVVSLTEVFGPVIIMILLGTVHSQVVSTNFARPTSPRSKRRRKLRRKSYSKRESHTGSTNESTALESSYEGYPSNAVRSKHNLNSERSQHSHQQQPQAKRKMDLESCAEETKKPEVEHTICEKEQNETEHSSESKEENSTEKKDEKLKDLKYMKKSDEDEITGCSTEDMTVLNTPVENLDIAGNIIIINQTDLEEGESRSNEDIPKSNVDEKLNELIQKSYEEKEKDNVEVVDIDVHVSKKKTDSLLEHVKPAEESQDYIASEEERIISHSARAGLRRRRVKEDKSGKPVAKKDYIPIEEEERKNEEMQRINGRVKTLRVPPYKKDYGTYSSGDSDIDTNPPDTPPPDQGHSHMFLRKRESDMEEHSWTDTAEDPSETESDTSTEETDNENAQIEDEEEHIDAESNIPVIINSSITVTDRVTVRVWDRNECKKTDLSMLEISSLILNKVNNTRVNLDYVFFGIVFSSIIAILPMSHRFHGSKTTEVTINTLSWAWLINILKGTFGSTWRVQLVVLVAIAERFLLGCLFFFLLAVAERTYRQRFLLAKYFGHVTSARKARKSDIPHFRLNKVRNIKTWLSLRSYLKRRGPLRSIDVIVSSAFLLALSLVSLLCVQLLRDSGTFLSNLYNWELVAWCLFLGVFLLRFMTLGRKINKKYKHQNTSALLTEQINLYLHMEQKPHKKEELMLANHVLTLAVKLLNELESPFKISGLAMNPLLYNITRVVVLSAFSGVMTEMLGFKLKLWKIKA, from the exons GGTCTTCACAGCTTTCCATTGAAGACAGGACGTGTAAAGACTGAGTTGATAGATGTGGATTTAGTTAGTG GTTCAACATTCTCCAAAGCCAAACCACAGTATCCATGGCCAGCATTAACAAGAAGGGGACTTGTACGGGTTTTATTCTTTCCATTCTTTTACAGATG GTGGTACCATCAGATGTCCAGTCCCATATTTATAGCATTACTATTGCTCTATTGTCTACAAATCATTTCCATTGTTGTCTACTTTACTGATTCCACAATGGACACAGACCTTGAG GTGGTATCATTAACTGAAGTCTTTGGTCCTGTTATTATCATGATTTTACTTGGAACTGTCCACTCACAAGTAGTTTCTACTAACTTTGCAAGACCAACCTCGCCAAGAAGTAAAAGAAGAAG AAAGCTGAGACGGAAGAGTTACTCTAAAAGAGAAAGCCATACTGGTTCAACCAATGAAAGTACTGCTttagagtctagttatgaaggGTATCCTAGCAACGCTGTCAGATCAAAACACAATCTCAATTCAGAAAGGAGCCAACACTCTCATCAACAACAGCCACAAGCAAAGAGGAAAATGGACCTTGAAAGTTGTGCTGAGGAGACTAAAAAACCTGAAGTGGAACATACAATTTGtgaaaaagaacaaaatgaaaCTGAACACAGTAGTGAAAGCAAAGAAGAAAACAGTACAGAGAAAAAGGATGAAAAATTAAAAGATTTGAAGTATATGAAAAAGAGTGATGAAGATGAAATTACTGGCTGTAGTACAGAGGACATGACTGTGTTGAATACACCAGTGGAAAACCTAGACATTGCTGGTAATATCATAATAATCAACCAAACTGATTTAGAGGAGGGAGAATCTAGATCAAACGAAGACATCCCAAAATCTAATGTAGATGAAAAACTTAATGAGTTGATTCAAAAGTCTTATGAAGAGAAAGAAAAGGATAATGTAGAAGTAGtagacattgatgtacatgtcaGTAAGAAAAAAACGGATTCACTTCTGGAACATGTCAAACCAGCAGAAGAAAGTCAAGATTATATTGCTTCAGAAGAAGAAAGAATTATTAGTCATTCAGCGAGGGCAG GTTTGAGACGACGTCGTGTTAAAGAAGACAAGTCTGGCAAACCTGTAGCTAAGAAAGACTACATTCCCATTGAggaagaagaaagaaagaatgaagaAATGCAGAGAATAAATGGTAGAGTGAAGACTCTAAGAGTTCCACCTTACAAGAAGGACTACGGTACTTACAGTTCAGGAGACTCAGATATTGATACTAACCCACCGGATACACCACCTCCTGATCAG GGTCACAGTCACATGTTTTTACGTAAGAGAGAGTCTGACATGGAAGAGCACAGTTGGACAGATACTGCAGAGGATCCGTCCGAAACAGAATCTGATACATCCACTGAGGAAACAGATAATGAGAATGCACAGATAGAAGATGAAGAGGAGCACATAGATGCAGAATCTAATATTCCAGTCATCATTAATTCATCTATCACTGTCACTGATAGAG TGACCGTCAGAGTTTGGGATCGAAATGAATGCAAGAAAACTGACCTATCTATGTTAGAGATAAGTAGTTTAATTCTTAACAAAGTGAATAATACAAGAGTCAATCTGGACTACGTATTCTTTGGTATTGTGTTTTCATCAATCATTGCCATTCTACCTATGTCTCACCGTTTCCATGGCAGCAAAACCACTGAAGTTACAATAAATACACTGTCTTGGGCATGgttgataaatattttgaaaggcACGTTTGGATCAACTTGGAG AGTTCAGCTTGTGGTTCTTGTTGCCATTGCTGAGAGGTTTCTTCTAGgatgtttatttttctttctgttgGCAGTAGCTGAAAGGACTTACAGACAG AGATTTCTTCTTGCCAAATACTTTGGTCATGTGACGTCAGCCAGGAAAGCCCGGAAATCTGATATACCTCATTTCCGTCTGAATAAAGTCAGGAATATCAAAACATGGCTTTCTCTTAGGTCCTACCTCAAG aGACGAGGTCCACTGAGATCCATAGATGTAATAGTGTCGTCAGCATTCTTATTGGCATTATCATTGGTATCACTACTTTGTGTACAG TTATTGAGAGATAGTGGTACATTTTTGTCCAACCTATACAACTGGGAATTAGTGGCTTGGTGTTTGTTTCTTGGAGTGTTCCTACTACGATTTATGACACTGGGtagaaaaataaacaagaaatacaAACATCAAAACACATCAGCTCTACTTACAGAACAG ATTaatctgtatttacatatggAGCAGAAACCTCACAAGAAGGAGGAGTTAATGCTAGCCAATCATGTCTTGACGCTGGCCGTCAAGTTATTGAAT GAGCTAGAAAGTCCATTCAAGATATCCGGTCTAGCTATGAATCCATTGCTGTACAATATCACTAGGGTGGTTGTCTTATCTGCATTCTCAGGTGTTATGACTGAAATGTTAGGATTCAAACTAAAG cTTTGGAAGATTAAAGCTTGA